A single genomic interval of Terriglobus albidus harbors:
- a CDS encoding alkaline phosphatase family protein yields the protein MPGNPIVLVTLNANPTTISSEGSAVLTVTATNATHISVTGSDGSSYTLSPPGGTQSVSPSATTTYTATATGLGGASASATATVTIGGAVNPPTVTLGANPTSVSSGGSSTLTATATNATKVVIAGTDGSSYTLSATGGTQTVTPSATTTYTATATGAAGGTATATATVTVTGNPATVTLSASPTSISPGGSSTLTATATNATKVVITGTDGSSYTLSATGGTQNVTPSATTTYTATATGSSGGNATATTKVTVTADLQSIRHVIFMLQENHSFDQYFGMLNPYRLTNNWNVGNDGKTYDVDGIEDKLAKISNKSDEGTAYSLFKLTSSCVEDETSSWLESYGDASRYDFTTGRSILMDGFVHTNENYAKNCQAAGGKGCAGTFSDFTGRRAMGYYDQGFLNYYYYMASQFALSDRWFSPVSSKSIPNRIATLTGGTTQGLALDPGNDDGLPQLQIPTIFAKLTAANVSWKLYYTVTQGGCLDPDDCQSAGASAVYPATNFSQLADSYTYLHSNPGTCAAPTQPSSVVGDSSNSFCIDPTHIAPLSSYYTDLANGTLPSFAFIEAGYGVNDEHPGSGQSILAGQQQVAKVVNSLMTSSSWMNSVFFLAYDEGGGPYDHVPPVPAHSNDNTDSMVGSLSVADIPDIRSISVNPDTYNPCVPPGGTPTTHCDLRPSQPGANINDAAAQQGFAAQLGFRVPNMVISPYVRKHYVSHIPMDHTAILKFVQNRFLGASEHLTERDKAQPDLTDFFDFTGAPWTAPPTPPTPVSPASLGYDPCTPTNFGP from the coding sequence ATGCCAGGTAACCCGATTGTCCTGGTCACCTTGAACGCCAATCCAACTACGATCTCTTCCGAGGGGTCGGCCGTCCTGACCGTGACGGCAACGAACGCTACGCATATCTCCGTTACGGGAAGTGACGGCAGTAGCTATACGCTGTCGCCGCCGGGCGGGACCCAGAGCGTATCTCCATCTGCGACAACGACATATACCGCTACTGCTACGGGGCTTGGAGGGGCAAGCGCCAGTGCTACCGCGACCGTAACAATAGGTGGAGCGGTCAACCCGCCCACAGTCACCCTGGGCGCGAATCCTACCTCGGTCTCGTCCGGCGGGTCTTCGACCCTCACCGCGACCGCGACGAATGCGACGAAGGTTGTCATTGCCGGGACAGACGGCAGCAGCTATACGCTTTCGGCGACGGGCGGAACTCAGACTGTGACACCGTCAGCAACCACCACCTATACGGCGACCGCCACAGGTGCTGCCGGCGGCACAGCAACTGCCACCGCGACGGTGACAGTGACGGGCAACCCGGCGACGGTCACCCTGAGCGCCAGTCCGACTTCCATCTCACCGGGCGGATCTTCGACCCTCACCGCAACTGCGACGAATGCAACGAAGGTTGTGATTACGGGGACAGACGGCAGCAGCTATACGCTATCGGCGACCGGTGGAACGCAGAATGTGACACCATCTGCAACCACGACCTACACCGCGACAGCCACTGGTTCAAGCGGAGGCAATGCAACTGCTACAACGAAGGTGACGGTGACAGCGGATCTGCAATCCATTCGCCATGTCATCTTCATGTTGCAGGAGAACCACAGCTTCGACCAGTACTTCGGCATGTTGAATCCATATCGTCTGACGAACAACTGGAATGTCGGTAACGATGGAAAGACCTACGACGTCGACGGCATCGAGGACAAGTTAGCCAAGATAAGCAATAAGAGCGATGAGGGAACAGCCTACTCATTATTCAAACTGACCAGTAGTTGTGTCGAAGATGAGACGTCCTCATGGCTCGAAAGTTACGGCGACGCCAGCCGTTATGACTTCACGACTGGCAGGTCAATCCTGATGGATGGTTTCGTGCATACCAACGAAAACTATGCGAAGAATTGCCAGGCCGCAGGAGGCAAAGGATGTGCGGGAACCTTCAGCGACTTCACGGGCCGTCGTGCCATGGGGTATTACGATCAGGGTTTCCTGAACTACTACTACTACATGGCGTCTCAGTTTGCTCTTTCCGATCGCTGGTTCTCGCCGGTATCCAGCAAGAGCATCCCGAATCGCATCGCCACCTTGACCGGAGGCACGACCCAGGGGCTGGCTCTGGATCCTGGCAACGATGACGGCCTGCCACAATTGCAGATTCCCACCATCTTCGCCAAACTGACTGCTGCGAATGTCTCCTGGAAGCTCTACTACACGGTGACCCAGGGGGGATGTCTCGATCCTGACGACTGCCAGAGCGCTGGAGCATCCGCTGTATATCCGGCAACAAACTTCTCGCAGCTTGCGGACTCCTATACCTACCTCCACTCGAATCCGGGTACCTGCGCTGCTCCGACCCAGCCATCGAGCGTCGTGGGTGACTCGTCGAACTCGTTCTGCATCGATCCGACACACATCGCCCCTCTGTCCTCCTACTACACGGACCTGGCAAACGGAACATTGCCAAGTTTCGCGTTCATCGAAGCCGGGTACGGGGTAAACGACGAGCATCCTGGTTCAGGGCAGTCAATTCTCGCCGGACAGCAGCAGGTGGCGAAGGTCGTAAATTCGCTCATGACGAGCTCTTCCTGGATGAACTCCGTCTTCTTCCTGGCCTACGATGAAGGCGGCGGCCCATATGATCATGTGCCTCCGGTTCCGGCACATTCGAACGACAATACAGATTCAATGGTAGGCAGCCTTTCGGTCGCAGACATTCCGGACATCCGCTCCATATCTGTAAACCCAGACACATATAACCCCTGCGTGCCACCGGGGGGAACTCCCACCACGCATTGCGACCTGAGGCCATCACAGCCTGGCGCCAACATCAACGATGCGGCGGCCCAACAGGGCTTTGCAGCGCAACTGGGCTTCCGGGTACCTAATATGGTCATCTCTCCATACGTCCGGAAACACTATGTCTCTCATATTCCAATGGATCACACGGCCATCCTGAAGTTCGTGCAGAACCGTTTCCTCGGCGCCTCAGAGCACCTCACGGAACGCGATAAAGCTCAGCCGGATTTGACCGATTTCTTCGACTTTACCGGCGCTCCCTGGACAGCACCCCCGACACCGCCAACTCCTGTGTCGCCCGCTTCACTCGGATACGATCCGTGCACACCGACGAACTTTGGACCGTAG
- a CDS encoding glycosyltransferase: MNEYSYHIAREIQRHEGVELIVLADEIEEYKFVTDAHGKTLSSEEVPGLPGIKIVRCWKVDSLANPARLLKAIHEWKPDVVWFNLVFSSFGTPKNPVAAFLGLFAPALTRAAGFYTHITLHHIIEHVDFKSASTASLQREKLLRTGTYVATRVLLKANWVTVLLSDYRRTLERKYAARNIMIGTHGTFTTISEGPDLSRRGNPEHRILAFGNWGTYKRLEKLMEAFPAVLEKIPNARLIVAGGNHPAAAGYWESVRASLPPQLPVDFLGYIPQKDVSELFRTSSLLVMPYDSSTGSSGPAHQACEYGLPIVCSDIPDFRCMGTDDDMAILFYKTGDAADFAEKIVNVLESPQVQLEMSEHNYQAGVQMAMANVARTYLRWFELHKLKKIVDARGLARRFRPWSVWTRHVGGMPVQHIFSGGYAAREEPAAPRRDVPEQNAVPLEAAPPAAMNGYPEQVL, translated from the coding sequence TTGAACGAATATTCCTACCACATCGCGAGAGAGATTCAGCGTCATGAAGGTGTAGAGCTGATTGTTCTCGCGGATGAAATTGAAGAGTACAAGTTCGTCACAGATGCTCATGGAAAGACCCTCTCTTCGGAAGAGGTGCCAGGTCTCCCAGGGATAAAGATCGTACGCTGCTGGAAGGTCGACAGCCTGGCGAACCCCGCAAGGCTTCTTAAAGCAATTCACGAATGGAAGCCCGATGTGGTCTGGTTCAACCTGGTGTTCTCGAGCTTCGGAACGCCGAAGAATCCAGTCGCTGCGTTTCTAGGGCTGTTCGCTCCGGCTCTTACCCGGGCAGCCGGGTTCTACACCCACATTACGCTCCATCACATCATCGAGCATGTTGACTTCAAGAGTGCTTCTACTGCAAGCCTGCAACGGGAAAAGCTGCTGCGCACGGGAACCTATGTAGCAACGCGTGTTCTGTTGAAGGCGAACTGGGTCACGGTTTTGCTATCGGATTACCGAAGGACACTCGAGAGGAAGTACGCCGCCCGAAACATCATGATCGGTACACATGGCACCTTCACGACCATCTCAGAGGGGCCCGATCTAAGCCGGCGCGGAAACCCGGAACACCGCATTCTTGCCTTCGGGAACTGGGGAACCTACAAGAGGCTCGAGAAGCTGATGGAAGCGTTCCCCGCGGTACTTGAGAAGATCCCAAATGCGCGCCTGATCGTGGCTGGTGGAAATCATCCGGCCGCCGCCGGTTATTGGGAGTCTGTGCGCGCTTCGCTGCCGCCTCAGCTTCCGGTTGATTTCCTCGGCTATATCCCTCAAAAGGATGTTTCGGAGCTGTTTCGTACCAGCTCTCTTCTGGTGATGCCCTATGACTCATCGACGGGGTCCAGCGGTCCGGCACATCAGGCTTGTGAGTACGGCCTCCCGATTGTGTGTTCGGATATCCCAGACTTTCGTTGCATGGGGACGGACGATGATATGGCCATCCTCTTTTACAAAACCGGTGATGCCGCGGATTTCGCCGAGAAAATTGTCAACGTCCTTGAATCTCCCCAGGTCCAGTTGGAGATGTCAGAGCACAACTACCAGGCTGGCGTCCAGATGGCGATGGCGAATGTCGCCCGGACCTATCTTCGCTGGTTTGAGCTGCATAAGCTCAAGAAGATTGTGGATGCCAGAGGATTGGCGAGGCGGTTTCGTCCATGGAGCGTGTGGACTCGACACGTTGGTGGAATGCCTGTGCAGCACATTTTCAGCGGTGGCTATGCTGCCCGGGAGGAGCCGGCCGCGCCGCGCCGCGATGTGCCGGAGCAAAACGCTGTACCGCTTGAGGCCGCACCTCCGGCAGCGATGAATGGCTATCCAGAACAGGTTCTTTAG